The following are encoded together in the Arcobacter aquimarinus genome:
- a CDS encoding outer membrane protein assembly factor BamD translates to MIKSLKLKNLLLIACATFVFTACSSKEEQEYNKPALYWYNKMMKQISSGDLDQADDTYTSLESEHRNSPFIPSAMLILVNAHIDEEQYALANFYLDEYIKRFGLSKDIDYARYLKIKANFLGFRYQFRDQQLMEDTIAQIRDFKTKYKNSPYMPLVDTINSRLYMAKASMDKEIAELYIRKDKQAAATFYEQKVQNSWVNPAEIEPVKVPFYRSIFE, encoded by the coding sequence ATGATAAAAAGTTTGAAATTGAAAAATCTATTATTAATAGCTTGTGCAACCTTTGTATTCACAGCTTGTTCTTCAAAAGAGGAGCAAGAATATAATAAGCCAGCTCTTTATTGGTATAACAAAATGATGAAGCAAATATCTTCAGGAGATTTAGACCAAGCAGATGATACTTATACATCTTTGGAAAGTGAACATAGAAATTCACCATTTATTCCAAGTGCTATGTTAATACTTGTAAATGCTCACATTGACGAAGAACAGTATGCTTTAGCAAATTTTTATTTAGATGAATACATTAAAAGATTTGGATTAAGTAAAGATATTGATTATGCTAGATATTTAAAAATTAAAGCAAACTTTTTAGGATTTAGATATCAGTTTAGAGATCAGCAATTGATGGAAGATACAATCGCACAAATTCGAGATTTTAAAACTAAATATAAAAATTCACCTTATATGCCTTTAGTTGATACAATAAATTCAAGATTATATATGGCTAAGGCTTCTATGGATAAAGAAATTGCTGAACTTTATATCAGAAAAGATAAACAAGCTGCAGCAACTTTTTATGAACAAAAAGTTCAGAATTCTTGGGTAAATCCAGCAGAAATAGAACCTGTTAAAGTACCATTTTATAGATCAATATTTGAATAA
- a CDS encoding pyrroline-5-carboxylate reductase, whose protein sequence is MKLTLIGNGIMAQSLARGLVKNHEVEIIGRDLDKLKNIQEKMPQIKIKVLDDQEDITGKNVIFCVKPYALQSVSARLTGNANVLLSILAGTKLETLRKQIKSKYYIRTMPNIAASVQNSMTTITGDNEAKTLAMEIFNSIGQAIWVNTENQLDIATAVAGSGPAFLALVAEALADGAVKAGLERHLSTQLVQGLFSGTASLLKHSHPAIIKDSVMSPGGTTAAGYGKLEEHGVRNAMIKAVEEAYNKALELGKK, encoded by the coding sequence ATGAAACTAACATTAATAGGCAATGGAATTATGGCTCAATCTCTTGCAAGAGGACTTGTTAAAAATCATGAAGTAGAGATTATTGGTAGAGATTTAGATAAATTGAAAAATATTCAAGAAAAAATGCCTCAAATAAAAATAAAGGTATTGGATGATCAAGAAGATATTACTGGTAAAAATGTTATTTTTTGTGTAAAACCTTATGCACTACAAAGTGTTTCAGCAAGACTTACAGGAAATGCAAATGTTTTATTATCAATATTAGCAGGAACTAAACTTGAAACTTTAAGAAAACAAATAAAATCAAAATATTACATAAGAACTATGCCAAATATTGCAGCTTCAGTTCAAAACTCAATGACAACAATCACAGGAGATAATGAAGCAAAAACTCTAGCTATGGAAATTTTTAATAGTATAGGTCAAGCTATTTGGGTTAATACTGAAAATCAACTAGATATAGCAACAGCAGTTGCTGGTAGCGGTCCTGCTTTTTTAGCTTTAGTTGCTGAAGCTTTAGCAGATGGTGCTGTAAAAGCTGGACTTGAAAGACATTTAAGTACTCAATTAGTTCAAGGTTTATTTTCAGGAACAGCATCACTTTTAAAACATTCACATCCTGCAATTATCAAAGATTCTGTTATGAGTCCTGGTGGAACCACAGCTGCTGGATATGGAAAACTTGAAGAACATGGTGTTAGAAATGCTATGATTAAAGCAGTTGAAGAAGCTTACAATAAAGCATTAGAACTTGGAAAAAAATAG
- a CDS encoding non-canonical purine NTP pyrophosphatase: protein MKIVLASANKGKILEFEKLMPNDEVVAFSQILGTIDIDEDQDSFKGNAIKKAKTIYDLLISKDYENYKNVIVISDDSGISVPVLNNEPGIYSARYAGINASDKENNKKLIENLNKLNIEKTSAFYTACIAIVYQNEVYTVHGWMHGNVINKELGEGGFGYDPMFIPNGFDKTLGELGYEAKKDFSHRTKALNLAKKVLEVII, encoded by the coding sequence GTGAAAATTGTATTAGCTTCAGCAAATAAAGGAAAAATATTAGAGTTTGAAAAACTTATGCCAAATGATGAGGTGGTGGCATTTAGCCAGATTTTAGGGACTATTGACATAGATGAAGACCAAGATAGCTTTAAAGGAAATGCTATAAAAAAAGCTAAAACTATTTATGATTTATTAATAAGTAAAGATTATGAAAATTACAAAAATGTCATTGTAATATCAGATGATTCAGGGATTAGTGTTCCAGTATTAAATAATGAACCTGGAATTTATAGCGCTAGATATGCAGGAATTAATGCAAGTGATAAAGAGAATAATAAAAAATTAATAGAGAATTTAAATAAATTAAATATTGAAAAAACATCAGCTTTTTACACAGCTTGTATAGCGATTGTTTATCAAAATGAAGTTTATACAGTTCATGGTTGGATGCATGGAAATGTTATAAATAAAGAATTAGGTGAGGGTGGATTTGGATATGACCCTATGTTTATTCCAAATGGTTTTGATAAAACTTTGGGAGAGTTAGGTTATGAAGCTAAAAAAGATTTTTCTCATAGAACTAAAGCTTTAAATTTAGCTAAAAAAGTTTTAGAAGTTATTATTTGA
- a CDS encoding MFS transporter, giving the protein MIKSVLPLSLIIALRFFGLFLVLPVISVYAMNLEGATPTLVGIVIGGYALTQMIFQVPFGIISDKLGRKGTIIMGLVLFAIGSLICAISTDIYSLLLGRLLQGAGAIGAVVTATISDLVKEEQRAKAMATMGMFIGVAFAASMIAGPTLGSNLGVEALFYITMIIALGSIFVLIKLVPNPPQITHTYNNKVELAPILGNINLIKMNLTNFLQKGLMTFAFMIIPMILIKTYGWEMSDLWKVYLPAMIFGFLSMAPAAIIAEKKGKFREILIIGIVFFAISYLIIGFSTTATIFVIGVVIFFIGFNMHEPIMQSLASKFAKVHQRGLVLGIFNSAGYLGTFLGGLLGGMFYEDVSLSTLVIIIAVICLIWGVLIITMANPSKKKFLYLSLNEFHLENSGKLNNDAIDEWYINNTENIIAIKYDNEKIDEEAIKNLLR; this is encoded by the coding sequence ATGATTAAATCAGTTTTACCTCTTAGTTTGATTATCGCGCTAAGATTTTTTGGTCTATTTTTAGTTTTACCAGTAATATCAGTATATGCTATGAATTTAGAAGGAGCAACTCCAACTTTAGTTGGAATTGTAATAGGTGGGTACGCCCTAACACAAATGATTTTTCAAGTTCCATTTGGAATAATTAGTGATAAACTAGGAAGAAAAGGCACTATTATTATGGGATTAGTGCTTTTTGCTATTGGTTCTTTAATCTGTGCAATTTCAACAGATATTTATTCTTTATTACTTGGAAGACTTCTTCAAGGTGCTGGTGCTATTGGTGCTGTTGTAACAGCAACAATTAGTGACCTTGTAAAAGAAGAACAAAGAGCAAAAGCTATGGCAACAATGGGAATGTTTATAGGAGTTGCTTTTGCAGCATCTATGATTGCAGGACCTACACTAGGTTCTAATTTAGGTGTTGAAGCTCTATTTTATATAACTATGATTATAGCTTTAGGTTCTATTTTTGTTTTAATAAAATTAGTTCCAAATCCTCCACAAATAACTCATACTTACAACAATAAAGTTGAATTAGCTCCTATTCTTGGGAATATAAATTTGATAAAAATGAATCTTACAAACTTTTTACAAAAAGGTTTGATGACTTTTGCATTTATGATTATTCCAATGATTTTAATAAAAACTTATGGTTGGGAAATGTCTGATTTATGGAAAGTTTATCTTCCTGCTATGATTTTTGGATTTTTATCTATGGCACCTGCTGCTATTATTGCAGAAAAAAAAGGAAAATTTAGAGAAATTTTAATCATCGGTATTGTTTTTTTTGCTATCTCATATCTAATAATTGGATTTAGTACAACAGCAACTATATTTGTAATTGGAGTTGTAATATTTTTTATTGGATTTAATATGCATGAACCAATTATGCAATCTCTTGCCTCAAAATTTGCAAAAGTTCACCAAAGAGGTTTAGTTTTAGGAATTTTTAATTCAGCTGGTTATTTAGGAACTTTTCTTGGCGGATTACTTGGTGGTATGTTTTATGAAGATGTTTCTTTATCAACATTAGTAATTATAATTGCTGTAATTTGTCTAATTTGGGGTGTTTTAATTATAACTATGGCAAATCCATCTAAAAAGAAATTTTTATATCTATCTTTAAATGAATTCCATTTAGAAAATAGTGGGAAATTAAATAATGATGCAATTGATGAGTGGTATATTAATAACACAGAAAATATTATTGCAATAAAATATGATAATGAAAAAATAGATGAAGAGGCGATTAAAAATCTTTTAAGATAA
- a CDS encoding transglutaminase-like cysteine peptidase has protein sequence MKKMFFISFFLIPLFSLFLTASKNFYISPTQIAQIEKKYGKQAKQRVEQWDSLIQSSKNESTLNKLKNVNDFFNKIPYKTDLAHWKKKDYWATPIEFMGTGAGDCEDYAIAKYFSLINLGIPEDKLRITYVTYRKLNSKYEEAHMVLTYYHKVGAEPIVLDNINKSLQPASKRPDLKPVYSFNASGLWQAKTKGESRVGNNNLKSWKDLMSRF, from the coding sequence ATGAAAAAAATGTTTTTTATATCATTTTTTCTTATCCCTTTATTCTCTTTATTTTTAACTGCATCAAAGAATTTCTATATTTCTCCTACACAAATTGCTCAAATAGAGAAAAAATATGGAAAACAAGCAAAACAAAGAGTTGAACAATGGGACTCTTTAATTCAATCTTCAAAAAATGAATCCACATTGAATAAACTAAAAAATGTAAATGATTTTTTTAATAAAATTCCATATAAAACAGATTTAGCTCATTGGAAGAAAAAAGATTATTGGGCTACGCCTATAGAATTTATGGGAACAGGTGCTGGAGATTGTGAAGATTATGCTATTGCAAAATATTTTTCATTAATAAATTTAGGAATCCCAGAAGATAAACTGAGAATTACCTACGTTACATATAGAAAATTAAATAGTAAATATGAAGAGGCTCATATGGTTTTAACTTATTATCATAAAGTTGGTGCTGAACCTATTGTTTTGGATAATATAAACAAAAGTTTACAACCTGCTTCAAAAAGACCTGATTTAAAGCCTGTTTATAGTTTTAATGCTTCAGGCTTATGGCAAGCAAAAACAAAAGGTGAATCAAGAGTAGGAAACAATAACCTTAAATCTTGGAAAGATTTAATGAGTAGATTTTAA
- a CDS encoding bifunctional diguanylate cyclase/phosphodiesterase codes for MSLSKQLYIIIAIIFFMIFTGNFLISVKNTKEYLEVESITKAQDTATSLGMSLKNLLKDKTNPEIESVINAISNSGFYKEIRLEDVLFTIKESEIIKASKDLDDSIWKITNLRVDEKIGRIEINTLSDDFEKELLALMNPTVDSNLEKEEVQIQKLPSENIYHFIPNIDSHGDTKVTFNFSAVNKDKTIETSATLTLNKILVQVSRDIKFDSVPQWFIDLIPINLEEQSSEINDGWKTSAIIFVSANPGEAYDKLYTQVKSAIIYAIIAFIISMIILFVFVQYILKPLKKLEKLANDIAIGKFGKIEKLPWTTEIKAVAIAFNDMSSKIEAIINRLNNTLENLTKKLSLDEVTGLNLKQTFETDMKQMFIHKSTGYIFVIKIFDLASFAKSHTNNEVNQFIKKFANILETTKLNDNSKITAYRFFGSEFALIAQNFTYENAVEFTRLLQKNFENLSLEFNKKDLLHIGATPFNPIGTTPEILQSANQAYEKATLIGQNEFFITDTNELVKDMQSWREFIFDIIDNAKFDVKYIGECKKLDESNQKIVMEEAFTSIKDKDDRNIAIGTFVSIAEKYEKIVDFDKKVIEKVINHILINNIKHDISINLSLESINNTAFIAWLEKKLLEHKSIASQLVFSATAYAVAKDVDKFKFFVDEMHKYGAKVIIKRFETKFIPLNNIKDFNLDYIRLARDYTSEINNDPSKQSFVESICELATLLNIKVFAENVQKDEDFEFIKKHNLYAASR; via the coding sequence ATGTCTTTGTCTAAACAACTATATATAATCATAGCAATAATATTTTTTATGATTTTTACAGGTAATTTTTTAATTAGTGTTAAAAATACTAAAGAGTATTTGGAAGTTGAATCAATAACAAAAGCTCAAGATACAGCAACTTCATTGGGGATGAGTCTAAAAAATCTTTTAAAAGATAAAACAAATCCTGAAATAGAATCAGTTATAAATGCCATTTCAAATAGTGGATTTTATAAAGAAATAAGATTAGAAGATGTTTTATTTACTATAAAAGAGAGTGAAATAATCAAAGCTTCAAAAGATTTAGATGACTCTATTTGGAAAATCACAAATCTAAGAGTTGATGAAAAAATAGGAAGAATAGAGATAAATACTTTAAGTGATGATTTCGAAAAAGAGTTACTTGCATTAATGAATCCAACAGTAGATTCTAATTTAGAAAAAGAAGAAGTTCAAATACAGAAACTTCCTAGTGAAAATATCTATCATTTTATTCCAAATATAGATTCTCATGGTGATACAAAAGTTACTTTTAATTTTAGTGCAGTTAATAAAGATAAAACTATTGAAACATCTGCAACGCTTACTTTAAATAAAATTTTAGTTCAAGTATCAAGAGATATAAAATTTGATTCTGTTCCACAATGGTTTATTGATTTAATTCCAATTAATTTAGAAGAACAATCAAGTGAAATAAATGATGGATGGAAGACAAGTGCTATTATATTTGTAAGTGCAAATCCTGGAGAAGCTTATGACAAACTTTATACTCAAGTAAAAAGTGCAATTATTTATGCAATTATTGCTTTTATTATTTCAATGATTATTTTATTTGTATTCGTTCAATATATTTTAAAACCACTTAAAAAACTTGAAAAACTTGCAAATGATATAGCAATTGGAAAATTTGGGAAAATAGAAAAACTTCCTTGGACAACTGAAATAAAAGCTGTTGCAATAGCCTTTAACGATATGTCAAGTAAAATTGAAGCAATTATAAATAGATTAAATAATACTTTAGAAAATCTAACAAAAAAACTCTCTTTAGATGAAGTTACAGGATTAAATCTAAAACAAACTTTTGAAACTGATATGAAACAGATGTTTATTCATAAATCAACTGGGTATATCTTTGTTATCAAAATTTTTGATTTAGCATCTTTTGCAAAATCTCATACAAATAATGAAGTAAATCAATTTATTAAAAAATTTGCAAATATCTTAGAAACTACAAAATTAAATGATAACTCTAAAATAACTGCTTATAGATTTTTTGGTTCTGAGTTTGCTTTAATTGCACAAAATTTTACTTATGAAAATGCCGTTGAATTTACAAGATTATTACAAAAAAACTTTGAAAATTTATCACTTGAATTTAATAAAAAAGATTTACTTCATATTGGAGCAACTCCATTTAATCCAATAGGAACAACTCCTGAAATTTTACAAAGTGCAAATCAAGCTTATGAGAAAGCAACTTTAATAGGACAAAATGAGTTTTTTATAACTGATACAAATGAGCTTGTAAAAGATATGCAAAGTTGGAGAGAATTTATTTTTGATATTATTGATAATGCTAAATTTGATGTGAAATATATAGGTGAATGCAAAAAATTAGATGAATCAAATCAAAAAATTGTTATGGAAGAAGCATTTACAAGTATTAAAGATAAAGATGATAGAAATATTGCTATTGGAACATTTGTTTCTATTGCTGAAAAATATGAAAAAATTGTTGATTTTGATAAAAAAGTTATTGAAAAAGTAATAAATCATATTTTAATAAATAATATAAAACATGATATTTCTATAAATTTATCTTTGGAGTCTATAAATAATACCGCATTTATTGCATGGTTGGAGAAAAAACTGCTTGAACATAAAAGTATTGCTTCTCAACTTGTGTTTAGTGCTACTGCTTATGCTGTTGCAAAAGATGTTGATAAATTTAAATTCTTTGTTGATGAAATGCATAAGTATGGAGCTAAAGTTATCATAAAAAGATTTGAAACTAAATTTATACCACTTAATAATATAAAAGACTTCAATTTAGATTATATAAGACTTGCAAGAGACTATACTAGTGAAATAAACAATGACCCTTCAAAACAAAGTTTTGTTGAATCTATTTGTGAATTAGCAACTCTTTTAAATATTAAAGTATTTGCAGAAAATGTTCAAAAAGATGAAGATTTTGAATTTATAAAAAAACACAACTTATACGCAGCAAGTAGATAA
- the folE gene encoding GTP cyclohydrolase I FolE, with protein sequence MHSEIEFENAIKTMLEHIGEDVNREGLIDTPKRVRKAYEFMCSGYKQDPKEIIQKALFTSTNDEMVVVKDIEFYSFCEHHMLPIIGKAHVAYIPNGKVIGLSKIPRVVDVFARRLQIQEQLTEQICDALNEHLKPKGVAVMIDARHMCMEMRGVEKICSTTVTSALRGLFKSNKGTKDEFLSIIAQSLHK encoded by the coding sequence ATGCATAGTGAAATAGAATTTGAAAATGCCATAAAAACAATGTTAGAGCATATTGGAGAAGATGTAAATCGTGAGGGTTTAATCGATACTCCAAAAAGAGTAAGAAAAGCTTATGAATTTATGTGTAGTGGATATAAACAAGATCCAAAAGAGATTATTCAAAAAGCTTTATTTACTTCAACAAATGATGAAATGGTAGTTGTAAAAGATATAGAATTTTACTCTTTTTGTGAACATCATATGTTACCAATTATTGGAAAAGCTCATGTTGCTTATATTCCAAATGGAAAAGTTATTGGACTTTCAAAAATTCCAAGAGTGGTTGATGTTTTTGCAAGAAGATTGCAAATCCAAGAACAATTAACTGAGCAAATTTGTGATGCTTTAAATGAACATTTAAAACCAAAAGGTGTCGCAGTTATGATTGACGCAAGACATATGTGTATGGAAATGAGAGGAGTTGAAAAAATTTGTTCAACTACTGTAACTTCAGCACTTAGAGGACTATTTAAGTCAAATAAGGGAACTAAAGATGAGTTTTTATCAATAATTGCTCAATCATTACATAAATAA
- the corA gene encoding magnesium/cobalt transporter CorA: MINCYVKKGNKLTIVEGIEFLDTNEDKNSVIWIDMLLPTIDEIKAVENMFDMKFPTKQESEEIELSSRYWEENNRIEINSYFLVNENNQASNETVSFILQGTLLISVRYKKLQSFDTFTKKLLISPREFRTGYSIFCQIIDIRIDADADTIENLSKEITKIRKHVFTDYSNDDEEILEKISTFEDLNMKIRENLTDKQRILNSLLKSQKFVDDKQELPIMLKDIKSLIDHTNFNFERLDYLQNIFIGVLSIEQNKVIKIFTIVNVIFLPPTLIASMYGMNFDFMPELHWEYGYLFSIIFMILASVTPLLIFKKKGWI; this comes from the coding sequence TTGATTAATTGTTATGTAAAAAAAGGTAATAAACTTACAATAGTTGAAGGAATAGAGTTTCTTGATACTAATGAAGATAAAAACAGTGTAATTTGGATAGATATGCTTTTACCAACTATTGATGAAATAAAAGCTGTCGAAAATATGTTTGATATGAAATTTCCTACAAAACAAGAGAGTGAGGAAATTGAGCTTAGTTCTAGATATTGGGAAGAAAATAATAGAATAGAAATAAATAGTTATTTCTTGGTAAATGAAAATAATCAAGCATCAAATGAAACCGTATCTTTTATTTTACAAGGAACACTTTTGATTTCTGTAAGATATAAAAAATTACAAAGTTTTGATACCTTTACTAAAAAACTTTTAATTTCACCACGAGAGTTTAGAACAGGTTATTCTATTTTTTGTCAAATTATTGATATTAGAATTGATGCTGATGCTGATACAATTGAAAATTTATCAAAAGAGATTACAAAAATTAGAAAACATGTATTTACAGATTATTCAAATGATGATGAAGAGATTCTTGAAAAAATCTCTACTTTTGAAGATTTAAATATGAAAATTAGAGAAAATCTTACAGATAAACAAAGAATTCTAAACTCTTTATTGAAATCTCAAAAGTTTGTTGATGATAAACAAGAATTACCAATTATGTTAAAAGATATTAAATCATTAATAGATCATACAAATTTTAATTTTGAAAGATTAGACTACTTACAAAATATTTTTATTGGTGTTTTAAGTATCGAACAAAATAAAGTAATTAAAATATTTACAATTGTAAATGTAATATTTCTTCCACCAACATTGATTGCTAGTATGTATGGTATGAACTTTGATTTTATGCCTGAATTACATTGGGAATATGGTTATTTATTCTCAATTATATTTATGATTTTAGCTTCAGTTACTCCACTTTTAATTTTTAAAAAGAAGGGTTGGATTTAG
- a CDS encoding type II secretion system F family protein → MKKYKIRYQNIDKIEETIIETTNLSSERLPKNIIEIIEYKTNYKFDFRRKKRINNKELNLLFYEFNLMLQANINISDALDILIKNKKDKNIIDFLKTIKYSLSKGKNIDENLDKFKINSLVISFLKISQDSGNLALNMRALSELLKQSEEIKKSFYKAISYPIVLMITFIISLFTIFSFVVPKFKVIFSQTQNELPMATKFLLASQSFFENYFLYLLSLIILLILFFSNLYIKNSRFEYFVDKFLVNNFVLIKDIYLNMELYKLFLLIDIMLKSNYEFHKAFISSKILLKNKYLLDKISIIDNLLQNGKSINDSFLKTKIFDDIVLNLINTGEVSNSLGITIDEIKKIYKNRFNDKINLLTSLIQPIFLLIIMGLILWIVLAIFMPIWNMGNMINI, encoded by the coding sequence ATGAAAAAATATAAAATTAGGTATCAAAATATTGATAAAATTGAAGAAACAATTATTGAAACTACAAATTTATCCAGTGAAAGATTACCTAAAAATATTATTGAAATAATCGAATATAAAACAAATTATAAATTTGATTTTAGAAGAAAAAAAAGGATTAATAATAAAGAGTTAAATCTTCTTTTTTATGAGTTTAATCTAATGCTTCAAGCAAATATAAATATCTCTGATGCTTTAGATATTTTGATTAAAAATAAAAAAGATAAAAATATAATAGATTTTTTGAAGACTATAAAATATTCTTTATCAAAAGGGAAAAATATAGATGAAAATTTAGATAAATTCAAAATAAATAGTTTAGTAATCTCTTTTTTAAAAATATCTCAAGATAGTGGAAATTTAGCTTTAAATATGAGAGCGTTAAGTGAATTATTAAAACAAAGTGAAGAAATAAAAAAGAGTTTTTATAAAGCAATTTCTTATCCAATTGTTTTAATGATAACTTTTATAATTTCCCTTTTTACCATCTTTAGTTTTGTTGTTCCGAAATTTAAAGTAATTTTTTCTCAAACACAAAATGAACTTCCAATGGCAACAAAATTTTTATTAGCTTCACAAAGTTTTTTTGAAAACTATTTTTTATATTTATTGAGTTTAATTATTTTATTAATTCTTTTTTTCTCTAATTTATACATAAAAAATAGCCGATTTGAATATTTTGTAGATAAATTTTTGGTTAATAATTTTGTATTAATAAAAGATATATATTTAAATATGGAACTTTATAAACTTTTTTTACTCATTGATATAATGCTCAAATCAAACTATGAATTTCATAAAGCTTTTATTTCTTCCAAAATTTTATTAAAAAACAAATATCTATTGGATAAAATATCTATAATTGATAACTTATTACAAAATGGAAAAAGTATCAATGACTCTTTTTTAAAAACAAAAATATTTGATGATATAGTTTTAAATCTTATAAATACAGGAGAAGTTTCTAACTCTTTGGGTATTACAATAGATGAAATAAAAAAGATTTACAAAAATAGATTTAATGATAAAATAAATTTACTAACATCACTAATTCAACCTATATTTTTATTAATTATTATGGGTTTAATTCTTTGGATAGTTTTGGCTATATTTATGCCAATTTGGAATATGGGAAATATGATAAACATTTAA
- a CDS encoding GspE/PulE family protein: protein MKNILKKIIDYSMFERYDKNYFIENKIVPFYEDNIHLKVLVCKNSNLKSIKNDFNKLISFEEIEELELLFILNNLEKKISLFNHATKSILQNSFDKYIDKFLEELIFFAIESRTSDIHIEKYKETVLFKFRVDGRLKTFFTFKAEFFKFISSHIKLISNLDMTQIRLPQDGRFSLIYDNKKYDFRISCMPTIEAESIVLRILDNKNINKNLQTLGLSKDLLTTLIQTLKLTQGLILISGPTGSGKTTTLYSILKELNSEEQKIITVEDPIEYKIDSICQVPINTKIGLSFEVVLKNILRQDPDIIFIGEIRDKFSLDIALQASLTGHLVIASIHANSSVETISRLIDLQADPFLISTTLKLVMAQRLVLNFCQFCGAIGCKKCNFTRFYDRSCIGEILKVDEKISSLIFKKASINEFNEYLKTLNFKTLLDDGKDKVKDNLTSLEEVYKVVSY, encoded by the coding sequence ATGAAGAATATTTTAAAGAAAATAATTGATTATTCGATGTTTGAAAGATATGATAAAAATTATTTTATAGAAAATAAAATAGTTCCTTTTTATGAAGATAATATTCATCTAAAGGTATTAGTTTGTAAAAATTCAAATTTAAAGAGTATAAAAAATGATTTTAACAAATTGATTTCTTTTGAAGAAATAGAGGAGTTAGAATTACTTTTTATTTTAAATAATTTAGAAAAAAAAATCTCTTTATTTAATCATGCTACAAAATCAATTTTACAAAACAGTTTTGATAAATATATTGATAAATTTTTAGAAGAGTTGATTTTTTTTGCTATAGAATCAAGAACTAGTGATATACATATTGAAAAATATAAAGAGACAGTTTTATTTAAATTTAGAGTTGATGGAAGATTAAAAACTTTTTTTACATTTAAAGCAGAATTTTTTAAATTTATTTCTTCACATATAAAATTAATCTCTAATTTGGATATGACTCAAATAAGACTTCCTCAAGATGGTAGATTTAGTTTAATATATGATAATAAAAAATATGATTTTAGAATTTCTTGTATGCCAACAATTGAAGCTGAATCAATTGTTTTAAGAATTTTAGATAATAAAAACATAAATAAAAATCTTCAAACTTTGGGTTTATCAAAAGATTTATTAACAACTCTAATTCAAACTTTGAAATTAACTCAAGGATTGATTTTGATTTCAGGACCAACAGGAAGTGGAAAGACTACAACTTTATATTCAATATTAAAAGAATTAAATAGTGAAGAACAAAAAATTATTACAGTTGAAGATCCAATTGAATATAAGATTGATTCTATTTGTCAAGTACCAATAAACACAAAAATTGGTCTTAGTTTTGAAGTTGTTTTAAAAAATATTTTAAGACAAGATCCAGATATTATTTTTATTGGGGAAATAAGAGATAAATTCTCTTTAGACATAGCTTTACAAGCCTCTTTAACAGGTCATCTTGTAATTGCAAGTATTCATGCTAATTCTTCAGTTGAAACAATTTCAAGACTTATAGATTTACAAGCAGATCCTTTTTTAATTTCAACAACTTTAAAACTTGTTATGGCACAAAGGTTGGTATTGAATTTTTGTCAATTTTGTGGTGCTATTGGTTGCAAAAAATGTAATTTTACAAGATTTTATGATAGGTCTTGTATCGGAGAAATTTTAAAGGTTGATGAAAAAATCTCATCATTGATTTTTAAAAAAGCATCAATAAATGAGTTTAATGAATATTTAAAAACTTTGAATTTTAAAACACTTTTAGATGATGGAAAAGATAAAGTAAAAGATAATCTCACCTCTTTAGAAGAGGTTTATAAAGTAGTTTCTTATTGA